One stretch of Halobaculum marinum DNA includes these proteins:
- a CDS encoding 50S ribosomal protein L18e: MSSSKTNPRLQNLIAELKSVARSSDANVWQDVADRLEKPRRTHAEVNLGRIERYANEDETVVVPGKVLGSGVLRKDVTVAAVDFSGTAETKIEQAGEAVRLEEALSNNPEGTDVRVIR; the protein is encoded by the coding sequence ATGAGTAGTAGCAAGACTAATCCGAGACTTCAGAACCTCATCGCCGAACTGAAGTCGGTCGCGCGGTCGTCCGATGCCAACGTCTGGCAGGACGTCGCCGACCGGCTCGAAAAGCCGCGGCGCACGCACGCGGAGGTCAACCTCGGCCGCATCGAGCGGTACGCAAACGAGGACGAGACCGTCGTCGTGCCGGGCAAGGTGCTCGGCTCGGGCGTGCTCCGTAAGGACGTGACCGTCGCCGCCGTCGACTTCTCCGGAACCGCCGAGACGAAGATCGAACAGGCTGGCGAGGCCGTCCGGCTGGAAGAAGCGCTGTCGAACAACCCCGAAGGGACCGACGTCCGGGTGATCCGATGA
- a CDS encoding 50S ribosomal protein L13 — MSLAEFEADVVVDGRDAIMGRVASQVAQRALDGERVAIVNAERAVITGNTEFTMEKFRTRANLGSDSGPYYPKRPDRIFKRSVRGMLPYKTTKGREAFENVRVYVGNPFESETVSPDEDAPEPEVLEGTSLDRLSNIKFTTLGDIAEDLGANVTW; from the coding sequence ATGAGTCTCGCAGAGTTCGAGGCCGACGTGGTCGTCGACGGACGCGACGCCATCATGGGTCGCGTCGCGTCGCAGGTCGCACAGCGCGCGCTCGACGGCGAGCGCGTCGCGATCGTCAACGCCGAGCGCGCCGTGATCACGGGTAACACCGAGTTCACGATGGAGAAGTTCCGTACGCGCGCCAACCTCGGCTCCGACTCGGGACCGTACTACCCGAAGCGGCCGGACCGCATCTTCAAGCGGTCCGTCCGCGGGATGCTGCCGTACAAGACCACGAAGGGTCGCGAGGCGTTCGAGAACGTCCGCGTGTACGTCGGCAACCCGTTCGAGTCCGAGACCGTCTCGCCCGACGAGGACGCTCCCGAACCGGAGGTCCTCGAGGGCACCTCGCTCGACCGACTGTCGAACATCAAGTTCACCACCCTCGGCGACATCGCCGAGGACCTGGGGGCCAACGTCACATGGTAA